A single genomic interval of Bradyrhizobium japonicum USDA 6 harbors:
- a CDS encoding iron-containing alcohol dehydrogenase, translated as MHQGRVVYGAIEEVVFGHPAAEAVVAQMDRLGTRRAFLMVSSTLNRQTDEIAKIKDALGARCAGLFDAMPAHTPREAVIAATNAAREVNADLIVTVGGGSITDGAKAVQLCLANGIDDVEGIERIRVHKGVAPEMTAPDVRQVSVPTTIAGGEFSAIAGVTDRATHVKQMLRHPLTVPRATILDPAITVHTPEWLFLSTGIRAVDHCVEAICSRETHPYADAQSVKGLAMLADALPRVKADPADLDARMDAQIGTWLSMGALAAGVPMGASHGIGYVLGAAFDVPHGYTSCIMLPAVMRWNARDNAERQTIVAAAMGFPGHNAGDVLDAFIRSLGMPRSLSDVRVSPEHFDAIAEQAMRTNWIPRNPRKIEGPADIREILLLAA; from the coding sequence GTGCACCAGGGACGTGTCGTTTACGGCGCGATCGAGGAGGTCGTGTTCGGCCATCCCGCGGCCGAGGCCGTCGTTGCGCAGATGGACCGGCTGGGGACGCGCCGCGCCTTCCTGATGGTCTCCAGCACGCTGAACCGGCAGACCGATGAAATCGCGAAGATCAAAGACGCGCTCGGCGCGCGCTGCGCCGGCCTGTTCGACGCGATGCCGGCGCATACGCCGCGCGAGGCGGTGATCGCCGCCACCAATGCCGCACGCGAAGTGAACGCCGACCTGATCGTCACCGTGGGCGGCGGCTCGATCACCGACGGCGCCAAGGCGGTGCAGCTCTGCCTTGCCAACGGCATCGACGACGTCGAGGGCATCGAACGCATCCGCGTCCACAAGGGCGTCGCGCCCGAGATGACCGCCCCTGACGTGCGCCAGGTCAGCGTGCCGACCACGATCGCCGGCGGCGAGTTCAGCGCGATCGCCGGCGTCACCGACCGCGCCACGCATGTGAAGCAGATGCTGCGGCATCCGCTCACGGTGCCGCGTGCAACCATCCTCGATCCCGCCATCACCGTGCACACGCCGGAATGGCTGTTTCTCTCCACCGGCATCCGCGCCGTCGACCATTGCGTCGAGGCGATCTGCTCGCGCGAGACGCACCCTTATGCCGATGCGCAGTCGGTGAAGGGGCTGGCCATGCTCGCCGACGCGCTGCCGCGGGTGAAGGCCGACCCCGCCGACCTCGACGCCCGCATGGATGCGCAGATCGGCACCTGGCTGTCGATGGGCGCGCTCGCCGCCGGCGTGCCGATGGGCGCGAGCCACGGCATCGGCTATGTGCTCGGTGCGGCCTTCGACGTGCCGCACGGCTACACCTCCTGCATCATGCTGCCGGCGGTGATGCGCTGGAATGCGCGCGACAACGCCGAGCGCCAGACGATCGTCGCCGCCGCGATGGGTTTTCCCGGCCACAACGCCGGCGACGTGCTCGATGCCTTCATCCGCTCGCTCGGCATGCCGCGCAGCCTATCGGACGTGCGCGTCTCGCCTGAGCATTTCGACGCCATCGCCGAACAGGCGATGCGCACCAACTGGATCCCGCGCAACCCGCGCAAGATCGAGGGCCCCGCCGACATTCGCGAAATACTGCTTCTCGCCGCATAA
- a CDS encoding ABC transporter permease, translating into MAAIDYDVELRRAGAHATGGWRRVLFLAQRHVLGAAGLIIMTLFVLTAIFADFIARYDPLTIDAARALARPSATHWMGTDSFGRDVFSRIIHGARISLAVGIGSTALGGTIGVIVGLTSGYLSGWVDLVFQRISDILQALPLLVLALIMTAALGPSLPNVIIAIAIPLIPTVSRVIRANTLALRELPFVEAAKSIGMSEVRIALRHVLPNTLAPLIVLATAQLGSTILTEASLSFLGLGIPEPYPSWGRMLSESAAEYVRTAPWLVIFPGIAISLAVFGANLFGDALRDILDPRQRG; encoded by the coding sequence ATGGCCGCAATCGACTATGACGTTGAACTGAGGCGGGCCGGCGCGCATGCGACCGGCGGCTGGCGGCGCGTGCTATTCCTGGCGCAGCGCCACGTGCTGGGCGCGGCCGGGCTGATCATCATGACGCTGTTTGTGCTAACGGCGATCTTCGCCGACTTCATCGCGCGTTACGATCCGCTGACCATCGACGCCGCCCGTGCGCTGGCGCGGCCGAGCGCGACGCACTGGATGGGCACGGATTCCTTCGGCCGCGACGTGTTCAGCCGCATCATCCACGGCGCGCGCATTTCGCTGGCCGTCGGTATCGGCTCGACGGCACTTGGCGGCACCATCGGGGTCATTGTCGGGCTGACCTCCGGCTATCTCTCCGGCTGGGTCGATCTCGTATTCCAGCGCATCTCCGACATTCTTCAGGCGCTTCCACTGCTGGTCCTGGCGTTGATCATGACCGCCGCGCTCGGCCCGTCCCTGCCGAACGTCATCATCGCCATCGCCATTCCGCTGATCCCGACGGTATCGCGCGTCATTCGCGCCAACACGCTGGCGCTGCGCGAACTGCCCTTTGTCGAAGCCGCCAAGTCGATCGGCATGAGCGAGGTGAGGATCGCGCTGCGCCACGTGCTGCCGAACACGCTGGCGCCGCTGATCGTGCTCGCGACCGCGCAACTCGGCTCGACCATCCTCACCGAGGCTTCCCTGTCCTTCCTCGGCCTCGGCATTCCCGAGCCCTATCCGTCGTGGGGCCGCATGCTCTCGGAATCCGCGGCCGAATATGTCCGCACCGCGCCGTGGCTGGTGATCTTCCCGGGCATCGCGATCAGCCTCGCCGTGTTCGGCGCCAATCTGTTCGGCGACGCCCTGCGCGACATCCTCGATCCCCGGCAGCGCGGCTGA
- a CDS encoding ABC transporter substrate-binding protein, with product MRSVWALAAVAALSVLTASTTVLAGGPKQGGILRMYHRDSPGNASIHEGATYSLNVPFMPVFNNLVIYKQDEAQNRMDNIIPELAESWAWVNDNKTLTFKLRPGVKWHDGKPFTSADVKCTFDMLMGKSQQKFRQNPRKTWYEQVNDVSTKGDLEVSFNLKRPQPSLLALLASGYTPVYPCHVSPGDMRTHPIGTGPFKFVEFKANESIKLTRNPDYWREGRPYLDGIEFTIIPNRSTAILAFVAGKFDMAFPTEVSIPLLKDVKSQAPNAVCVVEPNNVATNIIVNSSAPPFDNIDIRRAMALALDRKAFISIMFEGQGDVGGTLLPPPNGLWGMPKEMLESIPGYGPDVNANREEARKLMQKAGYGPDKHLAVKVSTRNIPVYRDPAVILIDQLKSIYIDGELDVVETANWFPKIARKDYMLGLNLTGNAVDDPDQSFYENYSCGSERNYTNYCNKEIEKLFDVQSQETDVNKRKKLVWDIDKKLQEDVARPIIFHARTGSCWQPYVKGVTVMSNSSYNGYRYEDVWMDK from the coding sequence ATGCGGAGCGTGTGGGCGCTCGCCGCAGTGGCGGCGCTATCTGTGCTGACGGCCTCGACGACCGTGCTCGCCGGCGGGCCCAAGCAGGGCGGAATCCTGCGGATGTACCACCGCGACAGCCCCGGCAATGCCTCGATCCATGAAGGCGCGACCTATTCGCTCAATGTTCCCTTCATGCCTGTGTTCAACAACCTCGTCATCTACAAGCAGGACGAGGCGCAGAACAGGATGGACAACATCATTCCGGAACTCGCCGAGAGCTGGGCCTGGGTCAACGACAACAAGACGCTGACCTTCAAGCTGCGCCCGGGCGTGAAATGGCATGACGGCAAGCCCTTCACCTCCGCAGACGTCAAATGCACCTTCGACATGCTGATGGGCAAGTCGCAGCAGAAGTTCCGGCAGAATCCACGCAAGACCTGGTACGAACAGGTCAACGACGTCTCCACCAAGGGCGACCTCGAGGTTTCCTTCAACTTGAAGCGGCCGCAGCCGTCGCTGCTGGCCCTGCTCGCCTCGGGTTACACGCCGGTCTATCCTTGTCACGTCTCGCCCGGCGACATGCGCACGCACCCGATCGGCACCGGCCCGTTCAAATTCGTCGAGTTCAAGGCCAATGAATCGATCAAGCTGACCCGCAATCCCGACTATTGGCGCGAGGGGCGGCCCTATCTCGACGGCATCGAGTTCACCATCATCCCGAACCGTTCGACCGCGATCCTCGCCTTCGTCGCCGGCAAGTTCGACATGGCGTTCCCGACCGAAGTGAGCATTCCGCTGCTGAAAGACGTCAAATCGCAGGCGCCGAACGCAGTCTGCGTGGTCGAGCCCAACAATGTCGCCACCAACATCATCGTCAATTCCTCCGCACCGCCGTTCGACAACATCGACATCCGCCGCGCCATGGCGCTGGCGCTCGACCGCAAGGCGTTCATCTCGATCATGTTCGAGGGCCAGGGCGATGTCGGCGGCACCTTGCTGCCGCCGCCGAACGGGCTGTGGGGCATGCCTAAGGAGATGCTCGAGAGCATTCCCGGCTATGGCCCCGACGTGAACGCCAACCGCGAGGAAGCCAGGAAGCTGATGCAGAAGGCCGGCTACGGGCCGGACAAGCATCTCGCCGTCAAGGTCTCGACCCGCAACATCCCGGTCTACCGTGATCCTGCGGTGATCCTGATCGACCAGCTCAAGAGCATCTATATCGACGGCGAGCTCGACGTGGTCGAGACCGCGAACTGGTTCCCGAAGATCGCACGCAAGGACTACATGCTCGGGCTCAACCTGACCGGAAACGCCGTCGACGATCCCGACCAGTCGTTCTACGAGAACTATTCCTGCGGCTCCGAGCGCAACTACACCAATTACTGCAACAAGGAGATCGAGAAGCTGTTCGACGTGCAGTCGCAGGAGACCGACGTCAACAAGCGCAAGAAGCTGGTGTGGGACATCGACAAGAAGCTGCAGGAGGACGTCGCCCGCCCGATCATCTTCCACGCGCGCACCGGCTCCTGCTGGCAGCCCTATGTCAAGGGCGTAACGGTGATGTCGAACAGCTCCTATAATGGGTATCGCTACGAGGACGTCTGGATGGACAAGTAG
- a CDS encoding ABC transporter ATP-binding protein codes for MADKSDLVLDVKNLKTVFFTNSGLFKAVDDVSFTVRRGETLAIVGESGCGKSVTALSLMRLVPDPPGRIVGGSVSLEGTELLALDEAEMRAVRGNRISMIFQEPMTSLNPVMRIGDQIVEAVRLHRAMPAREARDIAVEMLRLVRIPEPARRAREYPHQLSGGMRQRAMIAMALACRPALLIADEPTTALDVTIQAQILALILDLQKELGTGLVLITHDLGVVAQTAQRVIVMYAGKKVEEATVEALFAAPKHPYTRGLMASIPAVPASGMPAQARLNEIPGTVPSLVRLPKGCAFAPRCKLAIKRCEAEYPPLADWGGGHLAACWRAAEVAEVA; via the coding sequence ATGGCAGACAAATCCGATCTCGTGCTCGATGTGAAGAACCTGAAGACGGTGTTCTTCACCAATTCCGGCCTGTTCAAAGCCGTCGACGATGTCTCCTTCACCGTGAGGCGCGGCGAGACGCTGGCGATCGTCGGCGAATCCGGCTGCGGCAAGAGCGTCACCGCGCTGTCCCTGATGCGGCTGGTGCCCGATCCGCCCGGCCGCATCGTCGGCGGGTCGGTCTCGCTCGAAGGCACCGAGCTGCTGGCGCTGGATGAAGCCGAGATGCGCGCCGTCAGGGGCAATCGCATCTCCATGATCTTCCAGGAGCCGATGACCTCGCTCAATCCGGTGATGCGGATCGGCGACCAGATCGTCGAGGCGGTGCGGCTGCACCGGGCGATGCCGGCCAGAGAAGCGCGCGACATCGCGGTCGAGATGCTGCGGCTGGTACGCATTCCCGAACCGGCGCGGCGCGCGCGGGAATATCCGCATCAGCTCTCCGGCGGCATGCGCCAGCGCGCGATGATCGCGATGGCGCTGGCCTGCAGGCCGGCGCTGCTGATCGCGGACGAGCCGACCACCGCGCTCGACGTCACCATCCAGGCACAGATCCTGGCGCTGATCCTCGACCTTCAGAAGGAGCTCGGCACCGGCCTCGTGCTGATCACGCATGATCTCGGCGTCGTCGCGCAGACCGCGCAGCGGGTGATCGTGATGTATGCGGGGAAGAAGGTGGAGGAGGCAACGGTGGAGGCGCTGTTCGCGGCGCCAAAGCATCCCTATACGCGCGGGCTGATGGCCTCGATCCCGGCGGTGCCGGCGTCCGGCATGCCGGCGCAGGCTCGGCTGAACGAGATTCCCGGCACGGTGCCGTCGCTGGTGCGGTTGCCGAAAGGCTGCGCCTTCGCGCCACGCTGCAAGCTCGCGATCAAGCGCTGCGAGGCCGAATATCCGCCGCTGGCGGACTGGGGCGGCGGCCATCTCGCCGCGTGCTGGCGCGCAGCCGAAGTGGCGGAGGTGGCATGA
- a CDS encoding acetyl/propionyl/methylcrotonyl-CoA carboxylase subunit alpha, with product MRNGSVQHRPFFKVLVANRGEIALRVMRSARQLGLGVVAVYSDADRDALHVRQADQAVRIGEALPAQSYLNIPAIIAAAKASGADAVHPGYGFLAENEEFAQACKDAGLAFIGPSPQAIEAMGNKAGAKEIMKKAGVPCVPGYQGADQSDEVMLAEARKIGFPVMIKAVAGGGGRGMRLVTDAASFPDALRSARSEAKASFGDPTVILERAIQNPRHIEIQVFGDSHGNAIHLGERDCSVQRRHQKLIEEAPSPAVTPELRAKMGEVAVAAVKALRYEGAGTLEFLLDASGEFYFMEMNTRLQVEHPVTEAITGLDLVELQLRVARGEPLPVKQQDIRFTGHAIEVRLCSEDAAQDFMPQSGRMARWQVPDSIRVEHALQSGAEIPPFYDSMIAKVISHGANREEARGRLIVGLEQLTAFGVTTNQAFLMSCLRHPGFARGEATTAFIGAHRDELLAPPANAAFDTALAGLLLYVTNPRAPSWQGGRSLAATFPLPAKVEIAGHTHELEVTRERDGGYIVAADGRQDKFEIDQLDPDAIRFRHDGVMDSAKFLRDGDRLYLQHRGMPLAVTDLTLAAPKAPATNGGDGKVRAAMNGRVVAVLVKPGDRVTAGQPVMTLEAMKMEHVHKAGIDGVVAAIDVAEGEQVTTGRIVAEIGT from the coding sequence ATGAGGAACGGATCAGTGCAACACCGGCCGTTCTTCAAGGTCTTGGTCGCCAACCGCGGCGAGATCGCACTGCGCGTGATGCGCAGCGCGCGGCAGCTCGGCCTCGGCGTCGTTGCGGTCTATTCGGATGCCGATCGCGATGCGCTCCATGTGCGACAGGCCGACCAGGCCGTGCGCATCGGCGAAGCCCTGCCGGCGCAATCCTATCTCAACATTCCCGCGATCATCGCCGCAGCCAAGGCGAGCGGCGCGGATGCCGTCCATCCCGGCTACGGCTTCCTCGCCGAGAACGAGGAGTTTGCGCAAGCGTGCAAGGATGCCGGCCTCGCCTTCATCGGCCCCTCGCCGCAGGCGATCGAGGCGATGGGCAACAAGGCCGGCGCCAAGGAGATCATGAAGAAGGCCGGCGTGCCCTGCGTGCCCGGCTATCAGGGAGCCGACCAAAGCGACGAGGTCATGCTCGCGGAAGCCAGGAAGATCGGTTTCCCCGTGATGATCAAGGCGGTCGCCGGCGGCGGCGGCCGCGGCATGCGGCTCGTCACCGATGCCGCATCCTTCCCCGATGCGCTGCGCAGCGCGCGGTCGGAGGCGAAGGCCTCGTTCGGAGATCCCACGGTCATCCTCGAACGCGCCATCCAGAATCCCCGACACATCGAGATCCAGGTGTTCGGCGACAGCCACGGCAACGCCATCCATCTCGGCGAGCGCGACTGCTCGGTGCAGCGGCGACACCAGAAGCTGATCGAGGAGGCGCCGTCGCCGGCGGTCACGCCGGAGTTGCGCGCGAAAATGGGCGAGGTCGCTGTCGCCGCGGTCAAGGCCTTGCGCTATGAGGGCGCCGGCACGCTGGAATTCCTGCTCGACGCCAGCGGTGAGTTCTACTTTATGGAGATGAACACGCGGCTCCAGGTCGAGCATCCCGTCACCGAGGCGATCACCGGGCTCGATCTCGTCGAGCTGCAGCTGCGTGTCGCGCGCGGCGAGCCATTGCCGGTGAAGCAGCAGGATATCCGATTCACGGGCCACGCGATCGAGGTGCGGCTGTGCTCGGAAGATGCCGCGCAGGATTTCATGCCGCAGTCCGGCCGCATGGCGCGCTGGCAGGTGCCTGACAGCATCCGCGTCGAGCACGCGCTGCAATCGGGCGCGGAGATCCCGCCGTTCTACGATTCCATGATCGCCAAGGTGATCAGCCATGGCGCGAATCGCGAGGAGGCGAGGGGGCGGCTGATCGTCGGCCTGGAGCAACTCACTGCGTTTGGCGTGACCACCAATCAGGCGTTTCTGATGTCCTGCCTGCGCCATCCCGGATTTGCCAGGGGCGAGGCGACGACAGCCTTCATCGGCGCACATCGCGACGAACTGTTGGCGCCGCCGGCGAATGCTGCATTCGATACGGCGCTGGCGGGCTTGCTGCTCTATGTCACCAATCCGCGCGCGCCGTCATGGCAAGGTGGCCGGAGCCTGGCGGCAACGTTCCCGCTGCCGGCGAAAGTCGAGATCGCCGGCCACACCCACGAGCTCGAAGTCACGCGTGAGCGCGATGGCGGCTACATCGTCGCCGCCGACGGCCGTCAGGACAAGTTCGAGATCGACCAGCTCGATCCCGACGCCATCCGCTTCCGCCACGACGGCGTGATGGACAGCGCGAAATTCCTGCGCGACGGCGACCGGCTCTACCTCCAGCATCGCGGCATGCCGCTTGCGGTCACCGATCTCACCCTCGCCGCGCCCAAGGCGCCCGCAACCAATGGCGGCGATGGCAAAGTCCGCGCCGCCATGAACGGCCGCGTCGTCGCCGTGCTGGTCAAGCCCGGCGACCGCGTCACCGCCGGTCAACCGGTGATGACCTTGGAAGCAATGAAGATGGAGCACGTCCACAAGGCCGGCATCGACGGCGTGGTCGCCGCGATCGACGTTGCGGAGGGCGAGCAGGTCACGACGGGCAGGATAGTCGCGGAGATCGGGACTTAG
- a CDS encoding ABC transporter ATP-binding protein, which produces MTEALLEVTDLKKHYAVRAGVLRRQVGTVHAVDGVSFSVHTGETLGLVGESGCGKSTVARSVLRLVEPTSGQIRLDGEDITRLSKTALRPHRRSMQIVFQDPFASLNPRMTAGDIVGEPLAVHGLASGKELEARTAKLFEQVGLRPDQMRNFPHQFSGGQRQRICIARALALGPRLIVCDEPVSALDVSIQAQVINLLIDLQKQHGFSYLFIAHDLAVVAHISHRVAVMYLGRIVEIADKDELFRNPRHPYTQALLASVPVANPFAKKLAPLVDGDVPSPVNPPSGCAFHTRCRFAMERCKTERPALVDAGDRHQVACLLNEGTGQGQ; this is translated from the coding sequence ATGACCGAGGCGCTGCTCGAAGTCACCGATCTCAAGAAGCACTATGCGGTGCGCGCCGGCGTGTTGCGGCGGCAGGTCGGCACCGTGCATGCGGTCGACGGCGTCTCGTTCTCGGTTCATACCGGCGAAACGCTCGGCCTTGTCGGCGAATCCGGCTGCGGCAAGTCGACGGTGGCGCGCAGCGTGCTGCGGCTGGTCGAGCCGACTTCAGGCCAGATCCGCCTTGATGGAGAGGACATCACCCGTCTCTCCAAGACCGCGCTGCGGCCGCATCGCCGCTCAATGCAGATCGTGTTCCAGGACCCGTTCGCTTCGCTCAATCCGCGCATGACCGCCGGCGACATCGTCGGTGAACCGCTCGCCGTGCATGGGCTCGCAAGCGGCAAGGAGCTGGAAGCGCGTACCGCAAAACTGTTCGAGCAGGTCGGCCTGCGGCCCGATCAGATGCGCAACTTCCCGCACCAATTTTCCGGCGGCCAGCGCCAGCGCATCTGCATCGCGCGGGCGCTTGCGCTGGGGCCGCGCCTGATCGTCTGCGACGAGCCGGTCTCCGCGCTCGACGTCTCGATCCAGGCGCAGGTGATCAATCTCCTGATCGACCTGCAAAAGCAGCACGGCTTCTCCTATCTCTTCATCGCCCACGACCTCGCCGTGGTCGCCCATATCAGCCACCGCGTCGCCGTGATGTATCTCGGCCGCATCGTCGAGATCGCCGACAAGGACGAGCTGTTCCGCAATCCGCGCCATCCCTACACGCAGGCCCTGCTTGCGTCAGTGCCGGTTGCAAACCCGTTTGCCAAGAAGCTCGCGCCGCTGGTCGACGGCGACGTGCCGAGCCCGGTCAATCCGCCATCTGGCTGCGCGTTTCACACCCGCTGCCGGTTTGCGATGGAGCGGTGCAAGACGGAGCGGCCGGCGCTGGTGGACGCTGGTGATAGGCATCAGGTGGCGTGTCTGCTCAACGAGGGGACGGGGCAGGGTCAGTAG
- a CDS encoding ABC transporter permease produces MFAYLVRRLFLMLVTLFGISVVIFFLLRIVPGNIVDILFAAAGYVDPADKANLEKELGIDQPLVVQYWHWISGFLRGDFGYSYVSEKPALQEILPRIPITARLAGLALLFSASIGIPLGVISAVKQGTRLDYALRVVSLSGLSLPSFWLGLLILTASVAMFNQMPIFNPNPKTWLEAFATYAVPAAAVGFRSAALTMRITRSSMLEVLRQDYIRTARAKGASDAAVNYHHALKNAILPVITVIGIEAAFLIGGLIVTETVFNIPGVARFLVEAIRWRDYPIVQNLVMLIAVVVVSANFIVDMLYAVFDPRIRYTD; encoded by the coding sequence ATGTTTGCCTATCTGGTGCGGCGCCTGTTCCTGATGCTCGTGACCCTGTTCGGGATCTCGGTCGTCATCTTCTTCCTGCTGCGCATCGTGCCCGGCAACATCGTCGACATCCTGTTTGCCGCGGCCGGCTATGTCGATCCCGCCGACAAGGCCAATCTGGAGAAGGAGCTCGGCATCGACCAGCCGCTGGTCGTGCAGTACTGGCACTGGATCAGCGGCTTTCTGCGCGGCGATTTCGGCTACTCCTATGTTTCGGAGAAGCCCGCGCTTCAGGAGATTTTGCCGCGGATCCCGATCACCGCGCGGCTCGCGGGCCTGGCGCTGTTGTTCTCGGCGTCGATCGGCATCCCGCTCGGTGTCATCAGCGCGGTGAAGCAGGGCACGCGGCTCGATTACGCGTTGCGCGTCGTCAGCCTCAGCGGCTTGTCGCTGCCTTCGTTCTGGCTCGGCCTGCTGATCCTCACCGCGTCGGTGGCGATGTTCAACCAGATGCCGATCTTCAATCCGAATCCGAAGACCTGGCTCGAGGCGTTCGCGACCTACGCCGTGCCGGCGGCCGCCGTCGGCTTCCGCAGCGCGGCGCTGACCATGCGCATTACGCGATCCTCGATGCTCGAGGTGCTGCGGCAGGACTATATCCGCACCGCCCGCGCCAAGGGCGCGTCCGATGCCGCGGTGAACTATCATCACGCGCTCAAGAACGCGATCCTGCCCGTCATCACCGTGATCGGCATCGAGGCGGCGTTCCTGATCGGCGGCCTGATCGTCACCGAGACCGTGTTCAACATCCCCGGCGTCGCGCGCTTCCTGGTCGAGGCGATCCGCTGGCGCGACTACCCGATCGTGCAGAACCTCGTGATGCTGATTGCGGTCGTGGTGGTGAGCGCGAACTTCATCGTCGACATGCTCTACGCGGTGTTCGACCCACGTATCCGGTACACGGATTAG
- a CDS encoding acyl-CoA carboxylase subunit beta, whose amino-acid sequence MSILDNTISPGSTAYHANRDGMLALIERMRALEERTRAASAAAKDRFHKRGQLLPRERVALVLDPGAPFIELSTLAGYMFDVPDANKSVPGGGVIAGIGFVSGVRCMVSANDAGIDAGALQPYGLDKTLRVQELALENKLPYVQLVESAGANLLRYRVEDFVRGGNIFRNLARLSAAGLPVVTVTHGSSTAGGAYQTGLSDYIVMVRGRTRAFLAGPPLLKAATGEIATEEELGGAEMHTQVSGLGDYLAEDDRDALRIAREIMAALEWERPGRAVSQFKPPRYDQDELLGIMPMDHKRTVDMKQVIARIVDDSDFTEMAPNYGPATVCGHARIEGQAIGIITNNGPLDPAGANKATHFIQACCQTRTPILYLNNTTGYMVGKAYEEAGMIKHGSKMIQAVTSATVPQITIYCGASFGAGNYGMCGRGFHPRFCFSWPNAKTAVMGGEQAAETMAIVTEAAAARRGKPVEKEKLDAMKAQIIGVFDGQMDVFSTSARVLDDGVIDPRDTRAVLSEVLAICREGDARTPQRMQFSVARP is encoded by the coding sequence GCTCGCGCTGATCGAGCGCATGCGCGCGCTGGAAGAACGCACGCGTGCGGCGTCGGCGGCGGCAAAGGATCGCTTCCACAAGCGCGGCCAGCTGCTGCCGCGCGAACGCGTCGCGCTGGTGCTCGATCCCGGCGCGCCCTTCATCGAGCTGTCGACGCTTGCCGGCTACATGTTCGACGTGCCGGATGCGAACAAGAGCGTGCCCGGCGGCGGCGTCATCGCCGGCATCGGCTTCGTCTCCGGCGTCCGCTGCATGGTCAGCGCCAATGATGCCGGCATCGATGCCGGTGCGCTCCAGCCTTACGGCCTCGACAAGACGCTGCGGGTGCAGGAGCTCGCGCTCGAAAACAAGCTGCCTTACGTTCAGCTCGTCGAAAGCGCGGGGGCCAATCTGCTGCGCTACCGCGTCGAGGACTTTGTCCGCGGCGGCAACATCTTTCGCAATCTCGCGCGGCTTTCGGCGGCCGGGCTGCCGGTCGTCACCGTCACGCACGGCTCGTCGACCGCGGGCGGCGCCTACCAGACCGGCCTGTCCGATTACATCGTCATGGTGCGCGGCCGCACCCGCGCCTTCCTTGCCGGACCGCCGCTGCTGAAGGCCGCGACAGGCGAGATCGCGACCGAGGAAGAGCTCGGCGGTGCCGAGATGCACACGCAGGTCTCCGGCCTCGGCGATTACCTCGCGGAGGACGACCGCGATGCGCTGCGCATCGCGCGCGAGATCATGGCGGCGCTGGAATGGGAGCGGCCGGGCCGGGCGGTTTCACAGTTCAAACCGCCGCGCTACGACCAGGACGAGCTGCTCGGCATCATGCCGATGGACCACAAGCGCACCGTCGACATGAAGCAGGTGATCGCGCGCATCGTCGACGATTCCGACTTCACCGAGATGGCGCCCAATTACGGCCCCGCCACCGTCTGCGGTCACGCCCGCATCGAGGGCCAGGCGATCGGCATCATCACCAACAACGGCCCGCTCGATCCCGCCGGCGCCAACAAGGCGACGCATTTCATCCAAGCCTGCTGCCAGACCCGCACGCCGATCCTCTATCTCAACAACACCACCGGCTACATGGTCGGCAAGGCCTATGAAGAAGCCGGCATGATCAAGCATGGCTCGAAGATGATCCAGGCGGTCACGTCTGCGACGGTGCCGCAGATCACCATCTATTGCGGCGCCTCGTTCGGCGCCGGCAATTACGGCATGTGCGGGCGCGGCTTCCATCCGCGCTTCTGCTTCTCCTGGCCCAACGCCAAGACCGCCGTGATGGGCGGCGAGCAGGCTGCCGAAACCATGGCGATCGTGACCGAGGCCGCCGCCGCGCGTCGCGGCAAGCCGGTCGAGAAAGAGAAGCTGGACGCGATGAAGGCGCAGATCATCGGCGTGTTCGACGGCCAGATGGACGTGTTCTCGACCAGCGCGCGCGTGCTCGACGACGGCGTGATCGACCCGCGCGACACCCGCGCGGTGCTGTCCGAGGTGCTCGCGATCTGCCGCGAGGGCGATGCGCGCACGCCCCAGCGCATGCAATTCTCGGTGGCCCGCCCATGA